A stretch of the Papaver somniferum cultivar HN1 chromosome 6, ASM357369v1, whole genome shotgun sequence genome encodes the following:
- the LOC113286313 gene encoding CASP-like protein 1B2, with protein sequence MDHENGGRKPEVIAGGSDEPKTHKSRHSCMYWGILLLLRFLALSATVLATLIMSLNKESKTMVVATIGTNPIKATLVTKFQNTPAFVFFVIVTSIVSFHNLVMLLTELFGHKFGFKGIKLLAMTLLDMGAVVLLSGATGGAASIAQLGKNGNTHARWNKICDKFEKYCGRGSGALIAAFIGIILLLVLNVTSTIAIHKNTRSSSAH encoded by the exons ATGGATCATGAAAATGGTGGTAGAAAACCAGAGGTTATTGCAGGAGGGTCAGATGAGCCTAAGACACACAAAAGTAGACACAGTTGTATGTATTGGGGGATATTATTGTTGTTAAGGTTTCTAGCACTTAGTGCAACTGTCTTGGCTACACTTATAATGTCCCttaacaaagaaagcaaaacaaTGGTTGTTGCTACTATTGGAACCAACCCCATTAAAGCCACTCTCGTTACCAAATTTCAGAACACCCCTGCTTTTGT ATTCTTTGTGATAGTCACTTCTATAGTCAGTTTCCACAACTTGGTGATGTTGTTGACTGAATTGTTTGGGCACAAGTTCGGTTTCAAAGGGATTAAGCTTTTGGCAATGACACTCTTGGACATG GGAGCGGTTGTTCTGCTATCAGGTGCTACTGGTGGTGCAGCTTCAATAGCGCAGCTTGGAAAGAATGGGAACACACATGCTCGTTGGAACAAGATTTGTGATAAGTTTGAGAAATACTGCGGTCGTGGTTCTGGAGCCCTTATCGCTGCCTTCATCGGAATTATTCTCCTGCTAGTCCTCAATGTGACGTCCACCATTGCTATTCATAAGAATACTCGATCGTCGTCAGCTCATTAA